From Suricata suricatta isolate VVHF042 chromosome 1, meerkat_22Aug2017_6uvM2_HiC, whole genome shotgun sequence, a single genomic window includes:
- the LOC115286834 gene encoding uncharacterized protein LOC115286834 produces MQVVVTATESLHAGLYGRAGPFRSLSVRRWLRTAGVEVSQRQRLPEASRRRLIASGAVVVPQVHLRAHRGPRTRGHVDMAGQTALWPFLPPSPGGALPMEWASQVALSACWPSARSHVRVCADFHLGLKRTGVVSPHWKTFPLRDCRSFSKSSLLTGGEMVGALDRTSLSQHHGPRKKPCFTFLAAPVISSKWPHVSVVSVTASFTQHYVFKTPLLLQEPVSAQFPCTAQKTSLLGTGPIVFISSVKVTGGFPRCSRYAVTGVR; encoded by the exons ATGCAGGTGGTCGTAACGGCCACTGAATCTCTCCACGCGGGATTGTATGGACGTGCGGGCCCTTTCAGATCGCTCTCTGTGAGAAGGTGGCTCAGGACAGCCGG AGTGGAAGTCAGCCAGAGACAGAGGCTTCCGGAGGCATCTAGGAGGAG ATTAATAGCCTCAGGTGCAGTCGTGGTCCCACAGGTGCACCTGCGCGCGCACAGAGGGCCCAGGACACGTGGACACGTGGACATGGCGGGGCAGACTGCCCTGTGGCCTTTCCTGCCGCCCAGCCCCGGGGGCGCCCTCCCCATGGAGTGGGCCAGCCAGGTGGCACTGTCGGCGTGCTGGCCTTCAGCACGTtcacacgtgcgtgtgtgtgcggaCTTCCATCTGGGGCTCAAGCGAACAGGTGTCGTTAGCCCTCACTGGAAGACGTTTCCATTGAGAGACTGTAGATCTTTCTCAAAGTCATCCCTGTTGACTGGAGGGGAGATGGTGGGCGCCCTGGACCGGACCTCCTTGTCCCAACACCACGGCCCCAGAAAGAAGCCTTGTTTTACGTTCCTTGctg CTCCAGTCATCTCCTCTAAGTGGCCTCACGTGTCTGTGGTGTCTGTCActgcttccttcactcagcaCTACGTCTTCAAGACTCCGCTGCTGTTACAAGAACCAGTCAGTGCTCAGTTCCCTTGTACTGCCCAGAAGACCTCCCTCCTGGGGACTGGCCCCATCGTGTTCATCTCCTCAGTGAAGGTCACGGGCGGGTTTCCACGCTGCAGCCGCTACG CCGTCACGGGTGTGCGCTGA